The Microcoleus sp. FACHB-68 genome includes a region encoding these proteins:
- a CDS encoding Ppx/GppA phosphatase family protein: protein MVNTVPFAKNSASSMEQDRIIAAIDLGTNSLHMVIVRIQPALPAFTIIAREKETVRLGDRCLETGDLKQPVMKRAIAALRRFQEIAKSLNAETTIAVATSAVREAPNGRDFLAQIEEQLDLAVSLISGQEEARRIYLGVLSGMEFNNQPHIIIDIGGGSTELILGDGHEPRSLSSTKVGAVRLTAEFVTTDPISTPEFQYLQAFVRGTLERSVDELRAQLLPGELPRLVGTAGTIETLATINAREKLGMVPNPLTGYQLSLKDLRELVSRLRKLSYSERLAIPGMSDRRSEIILAGALILQEAMTLLGMESLTICERSLREGVIVDWMLTHGLIEDRLRYQSSVRERSTFKIAQKYQVNLEASERVATFALSLFDQTQGILHNWGVEERELLWAAGILHNCGLHISHSSHHKHSYYLIRNSELLGYTETEIEVIANLARYHRKSAPKKKHDNYRNLPTKRYRQMVSQLSALLRLAVALDRRQIGAVERVNCEYSQEFQELHLWLQPANPDDECILERWSLDYKKDVFEAEYGVKLVATLLSVPVIAN from the coding sequence ATGGTCAATACAGTTCCGTTCGCAAAAAATTCTGCTTCTTCAATGGAGCAAGACCGCATTATCGCTGCCATTGATTTAGGAACGAATTCGCTCCACATGGTAATCGTGCGGATTCAACCGGCGCTGCCTGCATTTACCATTATCGCTAGAGAGAAAGAAACAGTGCGCTTGGGCGATCGGTGTTTGGAAACCGGCGATCTCAAACAGCCGGTGATGAAACGGGCGATCGCAGCCCTACGGCGTTTTCAAGAAATCGCCAAAAGCTTGAATGCCGAAACCACCATCGCCGTTGCCACCAGCGCTGTCCGCGAAGCGCCCAATGGCAGAGACTTTCTGGCACAAATCGAAGAACAGTTAGACTTAGCCGTTAGTTTAATCTCTGGGCAAGAAGAAGCCCGGAGAATTTATCTCGGTGTGTTGTCGGGGATGGAATTCAACAACCAACCCCACATCATTATTGACATTGGCGGCGGTTCCACAGAATTAATTTTAGGAGATGGTCACGAACCTCGCTCTCTCAGCAGCACCAAAGTGGGTGCAGTGCGACTCACGGCAGAATTTGTTACCACAGATCCCATCAGCACCCCTGAGTTTCAATACCTACAAGCGTTTGTGCGAGGTACATTAGAGCGCTCAGTAGACGAGTTACGCGCTCAATTGCTGCCTGGGGAGCTACCGCGTTTAGTCGGGACAGCCGGCACCATTGAAACTTTAGCGACAATTAACGCCCGTGAAAAACTGGGGATGGTGCCGAACCCCCTCACCGGCTACCAATTAAGCCTTAAAGACCTTAGAGAGTTGGTTAGTCGCCTGCGGAAGCTTTCCTACTCAGAACGGCTAGCGATTCCAGGGATGTCCGATCGCCGGTCAGAAATCATCCTTGCCGGTGCCCTAATTTTACAAGAAGCCATGACACTGTTAGGCATGGAATCCCTAACAATTTGCGAACGTTCCCTGCGCGAAGGTGTCATCGTAGATTGGATGCTCACTCACGGCTTAATCGAAGATCGGCTGCGCTATCAAAGCTCAGTACGCGAACGCAGCACCTTTAAAATCGCCCAAAAATACCAAGTCAACTTAGAAGCCAGTGAACGAGTCGCAACATTTGCCCTGAGTTTATTTGACCAAACCCAAGGGATTCTTCACAACTGGGGTGTAGAAGAACGCGAACTGCTTTGGGCTGCCGGCATCTTACACAACTGCGGACTTCATATCAGCCATTCATCTCACCACAAACACTCCTATTACCTAATTCGCAACAGTGAACTTCTCGGCTATACAGAAACCGAGATAGAAGTGATTGCCAATTTAGCGCGTTACCACCGCAAAAGCGCTCCCAAGAAAAAGCATGATAATTACCGCAATTTGCCCACCAAAAGATACCGGCAGATGGTGAGCCAACTGAGTGCATTATTGCGCTTAGCAGTCGCACTAGATCGTCGGCAAATTGGTGCAGTCGAACGCGTCAATTGCGAATACAGTCAAGAATTTCAGGAACTACATTTGTGGTTGCAGCCGGCAAATCCAGACGATGAGTGTATTTTAGAACGCTGGAGTTTGGATTACAAAAAAGACGTTTTTGAAGCAGAATACGGCGTTAAATTAGTCGCCACCTTACTGTCAGTGCCGGTTATTGCTAATTAG
- a CDS encoding 4-hydroxybenzoate solanesyltransferase, which translates to MLTSQKRQPEAIWQSIFRLLRWDKPAGRLILMIPALWAVFLAAQGKPPILLVVVIILGSLATSAAGCVVNDLWDRDIDPKVERTRLRPLASRLLSVRVGLVVAVVAFICAGILALYLNTFTFWLCVAALPVIIIYPLAKRKFAVPQLVLSVAWGFAVLISWSAVAGRLEPAAWVLWGATVLWTLGFDTVYAMSDREDDRRLGINSSALFFGDYAPEAVVLSYASASALLAIVGGMMHLRIGFWIALFVAIGWWGWQYSKLREDNLPKFVYAQQFSQNVKIGFILLAGMIIGSVF; encoded by the coding sequence ATGCTGACGTCACAAAAACGCCAACCTGAAGCCATCTGGCAAAGCATCTTTCGACTTTTGAGGTGGGACAAGCCGGCAGGACGGCTGATTTTGATGATTCCCGCTCTATGGGCTGTGTTTTTGGCGGCACAGGGGAAACCCCCGATCCTGCTGGTTGTGGTGATTATTTTAGGGAGTTTGGCAACCAGTGCCGCCGGCTGCGTTGTTAACGATCTGTGGGATCGAGATATTGACCCAAAAGTTGAGCGGACACGCCTGCGTCCCCTCGCTTCGAGATTGCTCTCGGTTAGAGTGGGTCTGGTGGTTGCCGTGGTGGCCTTTATTTGCGCCGGCATCCTTGCCCTTTATCTCAATACGTTCACGTTCTGGCTGTGCGTAGCTGCCTTGCCGGTGATTATTATCTACCCCCTGGCAAAGCGCAAATTTGCCGTGCCGCAATTGGTGTTATCGGTTGCTTGGGGTTTTGCTGTCCTCATCAGTTGGAGTGCCGTTGCCGGTCGCTTAGAACCCGCCGCTTGGGTTCTCTGGGGGGCAACGGTTCTGTGGACTTTAGGATTTGACACCGTCTACGCCATGAGCGATCGCGAAGATGATAGACGCCTGGGGATCAACTCCAGCGCCCTATTTTTTGGCGATTATGCCCCAGAAGCGGTGGTTTTATCCTACGCCAGTGCCTCGGCTTTGCTGGCAATTGTCGGCGGGATGATGCACCTGCGGATTGGATTTTGGATCGCTTTATTTGTGGCTATCGGCTGGTGGGGTTGGCAATATAGCAAACTCAGAGAAGACAACCTGCCCAAGTTTGTTTACGCCCAGCAGTTCAGCCAAAATGTCAAAATAGGTTTTATTTTACTCGCCGGCATGATTATTGGTTCTGTGTTTTAA
- a CDS encoding cytochrome: protein MKKIVVGVMGPGAGATAIELQNAGELGELIAEKGWVLLTGGRDAGVMDAASMGAKKAKGLTIGILPAEDCSHLSEGVDIAIVTGMGSARNNINVLSSDVIIACGMGAGTASEIALALKANKKVILLNNHVESQVFFQTLSEENVFVVKTAQEAIEQAGKILENYS from the coding sequence ATGAAAAAAATAGTTGTTGGGGTTATGGGACCCGGTGCCGGTGCGACGGCAATCGAGCTGCAAAATGCAGGAGAACTGGGCGAATTAATCGCTGAAAAGGGATGGGTCTTGCTCACCGGCGGCAGGGATGCCGGTGTGATGGACGCGGCTTCTATGGGTGCAAAAAAGGCAAAGGGTCTGACGATTGGGATTCTGCCGGCAGAAGATTGTAGCCATCTCTCTGAGGGTGTTGATATTGCCATTGTCACCGGCATGGGCAGCGCTCGCAACAATATCAATGTTCTTTCTTCAGATGTGATCATTGCTTGCGGCATGGGTGCCGGCACAGCTTCAGAAATTGCCCTTGCCCTCAAAGCCAACAAAAAAGTTATCCTGTTAAATAACCACGTTGAAAGTCAAGTTTTTTTTCAAACTTTATCAGAAGAAAACGTTTTTGTGGTTAAGACAGCTCAAGAAGCCATCGAACAGGCTGGCAAAATTCTCGAAAATTACTCATGA
- the wecB gene encoding UDP-N-acetylglucosamine 2-epimerase (non-hydrolyzing): protein MPKFPIQVCITLGTRPEAIKLAPAIQQFRRSPHFDTRVVLTGQHREMVDQVMQLFDLNADHDLAIMQHGQTLTDITCRSLQGLEAFFQENRPQLVIVQGDTTTAFAASLAAFYQQIPIGHVEAGLRTDDLLNPYPEEANRRLISQLAQLHFAPTSLAVENLRRSGVTGEIHQTGNTVIDALLTVAKRQPACEIAGLDWNKYRTLLATVHRRENWGEPLEGIAKGFLQILDTFEDTALLLPLHRNPTVREPLQALLGKHPRVFLTEPLDYAELVGAIQRCYLLLTDSGGLQEEAPALGKPVLVLRETTERPEAIAAGTAKLVGTDCDRIAGAATELLGDPVAYQAMATAVNPFGDGHAAERIVQIVENYFQISAES, encoded by the coding sequence ATGCCCAAGTTTCCTATTCAAGTCTGTATCACTCTGGGAACCCGTCCTGAAGCGATTAAATTAGCACCGGCAATCCAGCAATTTAGACGTTCCCCCCATTTTGACACACGGGTGGTTTTAACCGGCCAACATCGAGAAATGGTCGATCAGGTGATGCAACTGTTCGATTTGAATGCTGATCACGATCTGGCTATCATGCAACACGGGCAAACCCTCACCGATATTACCTGCCGCAGTTTACAGGGACTCGAAGCCTTTTTTCAAGAGAATAGGCCCCAACTCGTAATCGTGCAAGGAGATACCACGACGGCGTTTGCTGCCAGCCTTGCTGCCTTTTACCAGCAAATTCCCATCGGTCATGTAGAAGCCGGCTTGCGAACCGATGATTTATTAAATCCCTATCCAGAAGAAGCAAATCGGCGCTTAATTTCTCAGTTAGCGCAACTGCACTTTGCCCCCACTTCACTCGCGGTGGAAAACCTGCGCCGATCAGGGGTTACGGGTGAAATTCACCAAACCGGCAACACCGTCATTGATGCGCTGCTAACCGTGGCGAAGCGCCAACCGGCTTGCGAGATTGCCGGTTTAGATTGGAATAAATACCGCACACTGCTGGCAACCGTCCACCGGCGGGAAAATTGGGGAGAACCCCTTGAAGGAATTGCCAAAGGATTCCTGCAAATTTTAGACACCTTTGAAGATACGGCTTTGCTGTTGCCCCTGCACCGCAATCCCACCGTCAGAGAACCGCTACAGGCGCTTTTAGGTAAGCATCCCAGAGTTTTCCTGACAGAACCCCTAGATTATGCAGAACTCGTGGGAGCAATTCAACGCTGCTATTTGCTGCTGACGGATTCTGGGGGATTGCAAGAAGAAGCACCGGCATTAGGTAAGCCTGTTTTAGTGTTACGAGAAACCACAGAAAGACCCGAAGCAATCGCTGCCGGCACCGCTAAACTGGTTGGCACCGATTGTGATCGCATTGCCGGTGCTGCAACGGAATTGCTAGGCGATCCCGTTGCTTATCAAGCAATGGCAACGGCTGTTAATCCTTTCGGAGATGGTCATGCCGCCGAACGCATCGTGCAAATTGTAGAAAATTACTTTCAAATAAGTGCTGAGTCCTGA
- a CDS encoding FG-GAP-like repeat-containing protein, whose translation MATFQEQTFSNPFNLTDVGYNASPTFADIDGDGDLDAFVGESLGNTYYYQNTGTTSAPVFAAPQTNPFNLTNVGLYGFPTFADIDGDGDLDAFVGAHDGNTYYYQNIGTAINPAFAAPQTNPFNLAYMGSGASPTFADIDGDGDLDAFVAARDGNTYYYQNMGSASAPAFANPQANPFNLTNVGYRAVPTLADIDGDSDLDAFVGEYYRNTYYYQNMGSASAPVFANPQANPFNLTDVGYHASPTFADIDGDSDLDAFVGARDGKTYYYQNTGTASAPAFAAPPPNAFNLTHVGSDASPTLADIDGDGDLDAFVGVWDGNTYYYENTGTALNPAFANPQANAFNLTNVGLDASPTLADIDGDGDLDAFVGESLGNTYYYQNTGTALNPAFANPQANPFNLTDVGYSASPTFADIDGDGDLDAFVGAQDGNTYYYENIGTALNPAFANPQANAFNLTNVGGEGASPTLTDIDGDGDLDAFVGAWDGNTYYYENIGTALNPAFANPQANAFNLTDVGSGASPTLADIDGDGDLDAFVGAADGIIRYYENEPTVSISAGTSPTEAGTVGSFIVTLSEPATDGGITVSYTVAGTASSGTDYTALSGTVSFAAGETAAIINVVPINDTVIDPGETVQVTLTHTTSDEVRVSPNSTATLTIEDNDINYAIAAGTPTVVEGNTGNTTAITYTITRTGRTDQASSVNFDLAGTASNNADYSNIQIAGTDITNTANTVNFAAGATTATITLDVVGDVVDEENETVQISLSSPTAPVGFQATIPITTPAATTITNDDTAGFTITPAGVTLNTTEAGGTATFTIALNTQPTADVTIALSSTNTAEGTVTSSMTFNSTNWNTPQTVTITGQDDLNAEGEVAYQIITAGAVSTDAKYNGLNAPDINVTNTDNDSPGITITQSDGITSVAERGVTDSYQIALNTIPTGSVEITAIADSQTQISLDGTTFSNTLTFTRSDLTVQTITVRAVDDSIVSEGAHVGTITHAITNSPDSNYPTTLAINSVNVSVTDNDNPPTVININKTGTEDTAITFTGADFTGAFSDIDGNSLTKIQIVTLPANGSLSLNGTAVIANQEIALASLSNLSFTPSANFNGSTSFNWNGFDGSAYSAAGGTVNLSLSAVNDPPTLLAIINDQSATQNAGFNFTIAENTFTDVDGGTLTYSASLENGSALPSWLSFNPTTRTFSGTPAPNNLGTINVKVSASDGVASASDVFSLTVNTTPNTAPAVATPISDRTATAGTVFSYTFAENTFVDADGDALTYALTLADGTPLPAWLSFDAQTRTISGTPPEGTEATFDILVTVKDAAGASVGDRFNLAVSAPEPAEPEPTEPEPTEPEPAEPEPAEPEPTEPEPAPIDTSCLCDLFPTPNLVAGSIIPNVVESNFNGSNGVDHLLGSLYGEAFYGEGGNDIIFAYEGNDNVYGGDGDDSLFNNFGSDYMDAGGGNDTAFGGQDADAILGGDGDDFVIGYMGNDTLNGGASNDLLFGNKNDDFIEGEDGNDTIFGGKDHDALLGGNGEDILLGDIGNDIILGGAGNDLLFGNVGADFIDGGDSNDTIFGGKDNDILKGDAGNDILLGDIGNDTLCGGEGNDSVFGNAGDDIMDGCEGDDNLYGGKDNDTLIGNVGNDLLNGELGDDSLYGNIGSDTLDGGDGNDSLCGGQENDFLTGGNGDDVLAGDLGNDILTGGAGNDRFVLKSGAGSDTIADFTDGEDLLSLSAGLTFANLTITSGNNAALISAGDELLASLTGVQAGLITVNDFAQV comes from the coding sequence ATGGCAACTTTTCAAGAACAAACCTTCAGCAACCCCTTCAACCTCACGGATGTGGGGTATAATGCCTCCCCCACCTTTGCCGATATTGACGGCGACGGCGATTTAGACGCCTTTGTTGGGGAATCGTTGGGCAACACGTACTACTACCAGAATACCGGCACCACCAGCGCCCCAGTTTTTGCTGCCCCCCAAACCAACCCTTTCAACCTCACCAATGTGGGGCTTTATGGGTTCCCCACCTTTGCCGATATTGACGGCGACGGCGATTTAGACGCCTTTGTTGGGGCACATGACGGCAACACGTACTACTACCAGAATATCGGCACCGCCATCAACCCAGCCTTTGCTGCCCCCCAAACCAACCCCTTCAACCTCGCCTATATGGGGTCTGGTGCGTCCCCCACCTTTGCCGATATTGACGGCGACGGCGATTTAGACGCCTTTGTTGCGGCAAGGGATGGCAACACGTACTACTACCAGAATATGGGCAGCGCCAGCGCCCCAGCCTTTGCGAACCCTCAAGCCAACCCCTTCAACCTCACCAATGTGGGGTATCGGGCCGTCCCCACCTTAGCCGATATTGACGGCGACAGCGATTTAGACGCCTTTGTTGGGGAATATTACCGCAACACGTACTACTACCAGAATATGGGCAGCGCCAGCGCCCCAGTTTTTGCCAACCCTCAAGCCAACCCCTTCAACCTCACGGATGTGGGGTATCATGCGTCCCCCACCTTTGCCGATATTGACGGCGACAGCGATTTAGACGCCTTTGTTGGGGCAAGGGATGGCAAGACGTACTACTACCAGAATACCGGCACCGCCAGTGCCCCAGCCTTTGCTGCCCCCCCACCCAACGCCTTCAACCTCACCCATGTGGGGTCTGATGCGTCCCCCACATTAGCCGATATTGACGGCGATGGCGATTTAGACGCCTTTGTTGGGGTATGGGATGGCAACACGTACTACTACGAGAATACCGGCACCGCCCTCAACCCAGCCTTTGCGAACCCTCAAGCCAACGCCTTCAACCTCACCAATGTGGGGCTTGATGCGTCCCCCACCTTAGCCGATATTGACGGCGACGGCGATTTAGACGCCTTTGTTGGGGAATCGTTGGGCAACACGTACTACTACCAGAATACCGGCACCGCCCTCAACCCAGCCTTTGCGAACCCTCAAGCCAACCCCTTCAACCTCACGGATGTGGGGTATTCTGCCTCCCCCACCTTTGCCGATATTGACGGCGATGGCGATTTAGACGCCTTTGTTGGGGCACAGGATGGCAACACGTACTACTACGAGAATATCGGCACCGCCCTCAACCCAGCCTTTGCGAACCCTCAAGCCAACGCCTTCAACCTCACCAATGTGGGGGGGGAGGGTGCGTCCCCCACCTTAACCGATATTGACGGCGATGGCGATTTAGACGCCTTTGTTGGGGCATGGGATGGCAACACGTACTACTACGAGAATATCGGCACCGCCCTCAACCCAGCCTTTGCGAACCCTCAAGCCAACGCCTTCAACCTCACGGATGTGGGGTCTGGTGCGTCCCCCACATTAGCCGATATTGACGGCGACGGTGATTTAGACGCCTTTGTTGGGGCAGCTGACGGCATAATTCGCTACTACGAAAACGAACCCACCGTCAGCATCAGTGCCGGCACTTCTCCAACAGAAGCCGGGACAGTCGGCAGCTTTATCGTCACCCTCAGCGAACCGGCAACGGATGGAGGCATCACGGTATCTTACACGGTAGCGGGTACTGCCTCCAGTGGCACCGACTACACCGCCTTATCCGGAACTGTTTCCTTTGCCGCCGGGGAAACCGCTGCCATTATTAACGTTGTTCCCATCAATGATACGGTTATCGATCCGGGTGAAACGGTGCAAGTTACTCTCACTCACACGACGAGTGACGAGGTAAGGGTTTCGCCCAATAGCACCGCCACGCTAACCATTGAAGATAATGATATCAACTATGCCATCGCCGCCGGCACCCCCACAGTCGTGGAAGGAAATACCGGCAATACCACTGCCATCACCTATACCATTACCCGCACAGGCCGAACAGATCAAGCTAGCAGCGTCAATTTTGACTTAGCCGGCACCGCTAGCAATAACGCAGATTACAGCAACATACAAATTGCCGGCACCGACATTACCAATACTGCCAATACCGTTAATTTTGCTGCCGGTGCGACAACTGCAACCATTACCCTGGATGTTGTCGGCGATGTTGTGGATGAAGAGAACGAAACCGTACAAATTTCTCTTTCTTCCCCTACTGCACCTGTCGGTTTCCAAGCAACAATTCCCATCACCACGCCTGCCGCCACAACGATTACCAATGACGATACGGCAGGCTTTACCATTACTCCTGCCGGTGTCACCCTCAACACCACTGAAGCTGGGGGAACGGCAACTTTTACCATTGCACTTAATACTCAACCCACCGCTGATGTCACTATTGCTTTAAGTAGCACCAACACCGCTGAAGGAACTGTCACTTCATCGATGACATTTAATTCCACTAACTGGAATACCCCTCAAACTGTCACGATTACAGGGCAAGATGATCTTAATGCTGAGGGGGAAGTTGCCTATCAAATTATCACAGCCGGTGCTGTTAGCACTGATGCCAAGTATAACGGTTTAAATGCACCTGATATTAATGTCACCAATACCGATAACGATAGTCCTGGCATTACAATTACTCAATCGGATGGCATCACCTCTGTTGCAGAAAGGGGAGTTACCGACAGTTACCAAATTGCCTTAAATACAATTCCCACCGGCTCTGTAGAAATTACAGCTATCGCCGATTCGCAAACCCAAATTAGTTTGGATGGAACCACGTTTTCCAACACTCTAACCTTCACTCGTAGCGATCTCACTGTCCAAACAATTACGGTACGTGCTGTCGATGATTCTATTGTCAGTGAAGGCGCTCATGTCGGCACGATTACCCACGCGATTACAAATAGCCCAGATAGCAATTATCCTACAACGCTGGCGATTAATTCGGTTAATGTCAGCGTTACTGATAACGACAATCCGCCGACGGTTATAAATATCAATAAAACCGGCACTGAAGACACCGCTATTACTTTTACTGGGGCTGATTTTACGGGTGCCTTTAGCGATATTGATGGCAACAGTTTAACAAAAATTCAGATTGTGACATTGCCGGCTAATGGCAGCTTAAGTTTAAATGGCACGGCTGTCATAGCCAATCAAGAAATTGCGTTAGCTTCTTTAAGCAATCTTTCCTTCACTCCATCTGCCAATTTTAACGGCAGCACAAGCTTTAATTGGAATGGCTTTGATGGCAGCGCTTACTCGGCTGCCGGCGGGACGGTTAACTTAAGTCTTAGCGCAGTCAACGATCCGCCAACATTATTGGCAATTATTAATGACCAAAGTGCAACGCAAAATGCCGGCTTTAATTTCACGATTGCCGAGAATACTTTCACGGATGTTGATGGCGGTACCCTGACTTACAGCGCTAGTTTAGAAAATGGCAGTGCTTTACCAAGCTGGTTAAGCTTTAACCCGACAACGCGCACGTTTTCAGGAACACCGGCACCGAATAATTTAGGGACAATTAATGTAAAAGTATCCGCATCAGATGGTGTGGCAAGTGCCAGTGATGTGTTTTCTTTAACGGTTAACACTACTCCCAATACTGCGCCAGCAGTGGCAACGCCAATTTCAGATCGTACAGCGACGGCGGGGACAGTTTTTAGTTATACGTTTGCTGAAAATACCTTTGTTGATGCGGATGGGGATGCGTTGACTTATGCGTTGACGCTGGCGGATGGCACTCCCTTACCGGCATGGTTGAGTTTTGATGCACAAACACGCACGATATCCGGAACACCCCCCGAAGGGACAGAGGCAACGTTTGATATTTTGGTAACGGTTAAGGATGCTGCCGGCGCGAGTGTCGGTGATCGCTTTAATTTGGCGGTGAGTGCTCCTGAACCGGCTGAACCTGAACCGACTGAACCTGAACCGACTGAACCTGAGCCGGCTGAACCTGAGCCGGCTGAACCTGAACCGACTGAACCTGAACCGGCACCCATCGACACCAGTTGCCTTTGTGATCTTTTCCCCACACCAAATTTAGTTGCCGGCAGCATCATTCCTAATGTTGTTGAAAGCAATTTCAATGGCAGCAACGGCGTAGATCATTTGCTGGGAAGTCTTTACGGCGAAGCGTTTTATGGTGAAGGCGGTAATGACATTATCTTTGCATACGAAGGCAATGATAATGTTTATGGCGGTGATGGCGATGACTCACTATTTAACAATTTTGGCTCTGATTACATGGATGCCGGTGGCGGCAATGATACCGCTTTTGGCGGTCAAGATGCAGATGCGATTCTGGGAGGAGATGGCGATGATTTTGTCATCGGTTATATGGGTAATGATACCCTCAATGGCGGTGCCAGCAATGATTTATTGTTTGGCAACAAAAACGATGATTTCATCGAGGGGGAAGATGGCAACGATACGATTTTTGGCGGCAAAGATCATGATGCTTTGTTGGGTGGAAATGGTGAGGATATCCTTTTAGGTGATATCGGAAACGATATTATTCTTGGCGGTGCCGGCAACGATCTGCTATTCGGTAATGTTGGCGCTGATTTTATTGATGGCGGCGACAGCAACGATACAATTTTTGGCGGTAAGGATAACGACATACTGAAAGGGGATGCCGGCAACGATATCTTACTCGGTGATATCGGCAATGATACCCTTTGTGGCGGGGAAGGAAATGATAGTGTCTTTGGTAATGCCGGCGATGACATTATGGATGGCTGTGAAGGCGATGATAATCTCTACGGTGGCAAAGATAATGACACGTTAATTGGGAATGTTGGTAATGACTTGCTCAATGGTGAATTGGGTGATGATTCGCTTTACGGGAATATTGGCAGTGATACCCTTGATGGTGGGGATGGGAATGATAGCCTTTGTGGGGGTCAGGAAAATGATTTTCTGACTGGCGGTAATGGGGATGATGTACTCGCCGGGGATTTGGGTAATGATATCCTGACTGGCGGTGCCGGCAATGATCGTTTTGTGCTGAAATCGGGTGCCGGCAGTGATACGATTGCCGATTTTACAGATGGGGAAGATTTGCTGAGTTTAAGTGCCGGTTTAACCTTCGCAAATCTCACGATTACTTCGGGTAATAATGCTGCTTTGATTAGTGCCGGTGATGAACTTCTTGCTTCTTTAACTGGAGTGCAAGCCGGCTTGATCACTGTCAATGATTTTGCCCAAGTGTAG
- a CDS encoding class I SAM-dependent methyltransferase, with product MTVAANTTPGLASRLVNGVLSIKPLANLAKHQARKMMIERAERIGVHWNQEVEALRSQDLEAEMAKVQNPQISYPEYYLRSFHAYELGDLCWEAATEVEVAARTVHAGIWPDAGAEGDARLRQSYHDILKAHLPNPPQNIVDLGCSVGMSTFALQEIFPQANFTGVDLSPYFLAIANLRSQQRHSDINWVHAGAESTGLPTASYDLVSTFLMCHELPQTVTMQIFKEARRLLRPGGHLAIMDMNPKSEIYGKMPPYILTLLKSTEPYLDEYFALDIEQTLIDAGFEAPTITPNSPRHRTIIAKA from the coding sequence ATGACTGTTGCTGCAAATACAACACCAGGATTAGCGTCTCGCCTGGTTAATGGTGTCCTCTCAATCAAACCTTTGGCAAATCTAGCCAAACACCAAGCGCGTAAGATGATGATCGAACGGGCTGAGAGGATAGGGGTGCATTGGAACCAGGAAGTAGAAGCACTGCGTTCGCAAGACTTGGAAGCCGAAATGGCAAAGGTGCAAAATCCCCAGATTTCCTATCCAGAATATTACTTGCGCTCATTCCACGCCTACGAATTAGGCGATCTGTGCTGGGAGGCGGCAACTGAAGTGGAAGTGGCTGCGCGGACTGTTCACGCCGGCATTTGGCCGGATGCCGGTGCTGAGGGGGATGCCAGACTGCGCCAAAGTTATCATGACATCCTCAAAGCCCATCTACCAAACCCTCCGCAGAATATTGTGGATCTCGGTTGCAGTGTGGGGATGAGTACGTTTGCTCTGCAAGAAATTTTCCCCCAAGCAAATTTTACGGGTGTGGATTTATCCCCTTATTTTCTAGCAATTGCAAACCTGCGTTCGCAGCAGCGTCATAGTGATATTAATTGGGTTCATGCTGGGGCAGAAAGCACCGGCTTACCCACCGCTTCTTATGATCTCGTTTCCACCTTTTTAATGTGTCATGAACTGCCGCAAACCGTAACGATGCAGATTTTCAAAGAAGCTCGCCGGTTGTTGCGTCCGGGCGGTCATTTGGCAATTATGGATATGAATCCAAAGTCAGAAATCTATGGCAAAATGCCGCCTTACATTTTGACATTGCTCAAAAGCACTGAGCCTTATTTGGATGAGTATTTTGCTTTAGACATTGAGCAAACATTGATAGATGCCGGTTTTGAAGCGCCAACCATTACACCGAACAGTCCTCGTCACCGCACTATCATTGCTAAAGCTTAA
- a CDS encoding tellurite resistance TerB family protein yields the protein MGLFRKLFRDQKLDPNSLSQAEALAAIAVAALAADGYLLDEERQSLVSAMAGLQVFKKYSSQQRLKLLEKLFDLLRQKGAHTLVHSAKDALPPKLRETAFAVAINMVMADGTLVESEREFLRQLEEVLEIPDAVASQMVKSMLIKNKG from the coding sequence GTGGGTTTGTTTAGAAAACTATTCAGAGATCAAAAATTAGATCCTAATTCGCTTTCGCAAGCCGAAGCCCTGGCAGCAATTGCAGTGGCGGCGCTCGCGGCAGACGGTTATCTGCTCGACGAAGAAAGACAAAGTCTTGTTTCTGCGATGGCCGGCCTACAAGTTTTCAAGAAATATTCAAGCCAGCAGCGACTCAAACTTTTAGAAAAGTTATTTGATTTACTCAGGCAAAAAGGAGCACATACACTTGTTCATTCAGCTAAAGATGCCCTTCCTCCTAAACTTCGGGAAACCGCATTTGCCGTTGCCATAAATATGGTTATGGCAGATGGCACCCTCGTTGAAAGCGAACGAGAATTTTTACGACAACTAGAAGAAGTGTTAGAAATTCCAGATGCTGTTGCTTCTCAAATGGTCAAATCCATGCTAATTAAAAATAAAGGTTAA